From a single Planctellipticum variicoloris genomic region:
- a CDS encoding ABC transporter permease: protein MANYLRTIRLAMKSLLLHKLRSGLTMLGIVFGVFSVIAMLAIGEGASAQAQRQVLELGATNIIVVSVKPPDDSQQSSGGGGRSFGLQYGLLRSDYRLLTETVPNLMGAVPIREIIAESRYLQKMINARLVGCTTEYADMNRLQLVRGRFLTDQDEYEMGNVCVIASEVASTLFPFEDPLGKTVNVKSFRFRIIGVTRQRTASAAVGGSMSGQDFNKDIYIPLQTFRVRIGDRIFTRMSGSMSAEEVQLNQITLKVKTDKDVLPTSEVVRESLQKTHGSKRDFDIIVPLELLRQADQIRQIFNIVLGSIAAISLVVGGIGIMNIMLATVTERTREIGIRRALGARQRDIIEQFLTETIVLSGAGGLIGVLLGLLTPISFTGIQWIVENFILDKSSGEAPMARMFAEMQPQIAWWSLPVAFGISVGIGIVFGLYPAQSAARLDPIEALRHE, encoded by the coding sequence ATGGCGAACTATCTCCGCACGATCCGCCTGGCCATGAAAAGCCTGCTGCTGCATAAGCTGCGGTCGGGACTGACCATGCTGGGCATCGTCTTCGGCGTCTTCTCGGTGATTGCGATGCTGGCGATCGGCGAAGGGGCCAGCGCGCAGGCCCAGCGGCAGGTGCTCGAACTCGGCGCCACGAACATCATCGTCGTCAGCGTCAAGCCTCCCGACGATTCCCAGCAGAGCTCCGGGGGCGGAGGACGCAGCTTCGGCCTGCAATACGGACTGCTCCGTTCCGACTACCGGCTCCTGACCGAAACCGTGCCGAATCTGATGGGCGCCGTCCCGATCCGCGAAATTATCGCCGAGTCGCGATACCTGCAGAAGATGATCAACGCCCGCCTGGTCGGCTGCACCACCGAGTACGCGGACATGAACCGCCTCCAACTTGTGCGAGGTCGATTTCTGACCGATCAGGACGAGTACGAGATGGGCAACGTCTGCGTGATCGCCAGCGAGGTCGCATCGACGCTTTTCCCGTTCGAAGATCCGCTGGGCAAGACCGTCAACGTCAAAAGTTTCCGCTTCCGGATCATCGGCGTCACCCGCCAGCGGACCGCCTCCGCGGCGGTCGGCGGGAGCATGTCGGGGCAGGACTTCAACAAGGACATCTACATTCCCCTGCAGACGTTCCGCGTTCGCATCGGGGACCGCATTTTCACGCGAATGAGCGGCAGCATGTCCGCCGAGGAAGTCCAGCTCAATCAGATCACTCTGAAAGTGAAAACTGATAAGGACGTGCTGCCGACCTCGGAAGTTGTCCGCGAGTCGCTGCAGAAGACGCACGGCAGCAAGCGAGACTTCGACATCATCGTTCCGCTCGAACTGCTCCGCCAGGCGGACCAGATCCGGCAGATTTTTAATATTGTGCTCGGTTCGATCGCCGCCATCAGCCTCGTCGTCGGCGGCATCGGCATCATGAACATCATGCTCGCCACCGTCACCGAGCGGACTCGCGAGATCGGAATCCGTCGGGCGCTCGGCGCTCGCCAGCGGGACATCATCGAACAATTTCTGACGGAAACGATCGTCCTCTCGGGGGCGGGCGGCCTGATTGGCGTTCTGCTGGGTCTGTTGACGCCGATTTCATTCACAGGAATTCAGTGGATCGTCGAAAACTTCATCCTGGACAAGTCCTCGGGAGAGGCCCCGATGGCCCGCATGTTCGCTGAAATGCAGCCGCAGATCGCCTGGTGGAGCCTGCCGGTCGCGTTTGGCATTTCGGTCGGTATCGGCATCGTGTTCGGCCTCTATCCGGCCCAGTCGGCCGCCCGGCTGGACCCCATCGAAGCCCTCCGCCACGAGTAG
- a CDS encoding efflux RND transporter periplasmic adaptor subunit has product MSPPSSGSRRAGKILPWLAMGLAAAAIAGWFAWPVIARSEWFAGRSSLANLSTEVVRRGPFQVTVTERGTLDSMRNAVLASKVEGSTAIISIVPEGTHVKEGDIVCELDSSALKDKEVQQQISFTAAQSLYDQAKENVEIQKTQNDSDIAAAKLKVDLAILDKDKYLQGDYEQQRKEMEGAVELAREDLTRAKEEFDYNERLTRKGYKTQNDLEASRIAVRKAELAVSVAEEKLRVLSEFTYKRQIKELEANAKEFARELERTERKALATLAQTESELAAKDLTLKVETSKLERLRQQIEFCILRAPQDGQVIYANKTDGRSDSIQIEEGAMVRERQAIINLPDLDKMKVNARVHESRISLIRAGLPVTVKIDAVPDKVFQGELDTVSSVPSSTNFFNRDVKEYEAIVRLLDTAEKGNRLRPGLTAGVEILVEQRDNVLQTPVQSIVSVASRQFAFVVKDKRVERREVKVGQTNDRTIEVLSGLDENDVVVMNPRSQFAAELVELETQLVKEQAEEAAKNPQPIGAPSAVPAGAPGSGGRPPGAGGPPGAGGSDGPGGPGRGPGGGPSEGGARVDPLARFKQMDANGDGKITEDEADERMKPRFATFDADGDGGITAEEMSAAAARFRAAGGAGPGGGGQGGARPPGNAGGGGAGG; this is encoded by the coding sequence ATGTCGCCCCCCTCCTCCGGGAGTCGGAGAGCGGGGAAGATCCTGCCCTGGCTGGCGATGGGGCTGGCGGCGGCGGCGATCGCGGGCTGGTTCGCCTGGCCGGTGATCGCCAGGAGTGAGTGGTTCGCGGGGCGTTCGTCGCTGGCGAATCTGTCGACGGAAGTCGTCCGTCGGGGACCGTTCCAGGTCACCGTCACCGAACGCGGCACGCTCGACAGCATGCGGAACGCCGTGCTCGCGTCCAAAGTCGAAGGGTCGACGGCGATTATCAGCATCGTCCCGGAAGGGACGCATGTCAAAGAAGGGGACATCGTCTGCGAATTGGATTCGTCGGCCCTGAAGGACAAAGAGGTCCAGCAGCAGATCAGTTTCACGGCCGCGCAGTCGCTCTACGACCAGGCGAAGGAAAACGTCGAGATCCAGAAGACGCAGAACGACAGCGACATCGCCGCGGCGAAACTCAAAGTTGACCTGGCGATTCTGGACAAGGACAAGTACCTGCAGGGGGACTACGAGCAACAGCGCAAGGAAATGGAAGGCGCTGTCGAGCTGGCCCGCGAAGATCTGACGCGCGCCAAAGAAGAGTTTGATTACAACGAGCGACTGACGCGGAAGGGCTACAAGACCCAGAACGATCTGGAAGCCAGCCGCATCGCCGTTCGCAAGGCCGAACTGGCCGTCTCGGTGGCCGAAGAGAAGCTGCGAGTTCTGAGCGAGTTCACCTACAAGAGACAGATCAAAGAACTCGAAGCGAACGCCAAAGAGTTCGCCCGGGAGCTGGAGCGAACGGAACGCAAAGCGCTGGCGACGCTGGCCCAGACCGAATCGGAGCTGGCGGCCAAGGATCTGACTCTCAAAGTCGAGACGTCGAAACTCGAACGGCTGCGCCAGCAGATTGAATTCTGCATTCTCCGCGCCCCGCAGGACGGTCAGGTCATCTATGCCAACAAGACTGACGGGCGCAGTGACTCGATTCAGATCGAAGAAGGGGCGATGGTTCGCGAGCGGCAGGCGATCATCAACCTGCCCGACCTCGACAAGATGAAAGTCAACGCCCGGGTTCACGAGTCGCGCATCAGCCTGATCCGGGCGGGACTTCCCGTGACGGTCAAAATCGACGCAGTCCCCGACAAGGTGTTCCAGGGCGAGCTCGATACGGTCTCGTCCGTCCCCAGCTCGACGAACTTCTTCAATCGGGACGTGAAGGAATACGAGGCGATCGTCCGCCTGCTCGATACCGCGGAAAAAGGGAATCGACTGCGTCCCGGCCTGACAGCAGGCGTCGAGATCCTGGTGGAACAGCGCGACAACGTGCTGCAGACGCCGGTTCAGTCGATCGTTTCGGTCGCTTCGCGACAATTCGCCTTTGTCGTCAAGGACAAACGCGTCGAGCGGCGCGAAGTCAAAGTGGGGCAGACGAACGACCGGACGATCGAAGTCCTCAGCGGACTCGATGAGAACGATGTGGTCGTGATGAATCCGCGGTCGCAGTTTGCCGCCGAACTGGTGGAACTGGAAACGCAACTGGTGAAAGAACAGGCCGAAGAGGCCGCCAAAAATCCTCAGCCCATTGGGGCGCCGTCGGCGGTTCCTGCGGGGGCGCCGGGATCGGGAGGTCGACCGCCCGGCGCAGGCGGACCTCCTGGCGCTGGCGGCTCCGACGGTCCGGGAGGCCCCGGACGCGGCCCGGGCGGCGGCCCCTCGGAAGGGGGCGCGCGGGTCGATCCGCTGGCCCGCTTCAAGCAGATGGACGCCAACGGCGACGGCAAGATCACCGAAGACGAAGCCGACGAGCGGATGAAGCCGCGGTTCGCGACCTTCGATGCCGATGGCGACGGCGGCATCACTGCGGAAGAAATGTCCGCGGCGGCAGCGCGATTCCGGGCCGCAGGCGGTGCAGGTCCCGGCGGCGGAGGACAAGGTGGCGCACGTCCCCCCGGCAACGCGGGCGGCGGCGGGGCCGGCGGTTGA
- the hisB gene encoding imidazoleglycerol-phosphate dehydratase HisB: MARIGQISRQTAETQIELELNLDGAGTAAVSTGVGFLDHMLTLLAKHALFDLTVSAKGDLHIDAHHTTEDVGICLGKALAQAVGDKRGLTRYGSMTLPMEETLVTSALDLSGRVKFVYRVEFPTEKIGEFDTELVEEFWQAVAANAAMNLHLVLHHGTNSHHISEGLFKATARALRQAVTIDPRQPGIPSSKGAL; the protein is encoded by the coding sequence ATGGCGCGCATCGGCCAAATCTCGCGACAGACCGCGGAAACCCAGATCGAACTTGAATTGAACCTCGACGGCGCGGGGACTGCCGCCGTTTCGACGGGAGTCGGGTTTCTGGATCACATGCTGACTCTGCTGGCGAAGCATGCGTTGTTCGATCTGACGGTCTCCGCGAAAGGGGACCTGCACATCGACGCCCACCATACGACCGAGGACGTGGGGATCTGCCTGGGCAAGGCGCTGGCTCAGGCCGTTGGCGACAAGCGTGGGCTCACCCGCTACGGCAGCATGACCCTGCCGATGGAAGAGACTCTGGTCACGAGCGCGCTCGACCTGAGCGGCCGGGTCAAATTTGTCTACCGGGTCGAGTTCCCGACGGAAAAGATCGGCGAATTCGATACCGAGCTGGTCGAGGAATTCTGGCAGGCCGTCGCCGCGAATGCGGCCATGAATCTGCACCTCGTGCTGCATCACGGAACGAACAGCCACCATATTTCGGAGGGGCTGTTCAAGGCCACTGCCCGGGCCTTGCGACAAGCCGTCACAATCGATCCCCGCCAGCCCGGAATTCCGTCTTCCAAGGGCGCGCTTTAG
- a CDS encoding lipase/acyltransferase domain-containing protein, with the protein MSHTLCRRRTPPVRRWIVVVFALLAAGCKLDGDHETPSQSAGESLTRAVDSVRKAADSVRLVSNEVRGTGGPDLGSLYNRTARADDRDRNPIVVIPGILGSRLVDDRTGEVAWGEFGSSGPIPGTAASVQALGLPMAAGRPLSTLSDDVREDGVLSELAVKAFGQSLHVSAYGDILKALGVGGYRDPNGHTGPVEYDDGTHNCFEFGYDWRRDNAENAARLHAFLLEKRKLLEEQEIRKHGSLSHPVRFDIVAHSMGGLIARYHLMYGPAQLPLEGTPPSITWKGAELVERLVIIGTPSAGAGSAVKQLAEGVQYAKFLPKYEPALLGTMPAVYQLLPRTRHQPVVDATTGAAVDLFDPAVWRKLKWGLASPDQSRVLEQLLPEVRDASVRQQLADEHLTKCLRQAELFHAALDEPATPPPGVTLHLIAGDAHPTLARFTVDAAGKLTVTEESPGDGTVTRSSALMDERLSQRSTWTPRLVSPVAWSSVNFLFTDHLGLTADPAFTDNVLYLLLEAPRNR; encoded by the coding sequence GTGTCGCACACGTTATGCCGGCGGCGGACGCCCCCCGTACGCCGTTGGATCGTCGTCGTTTTCGCCCTGCTGGCCGCCGGCTGCAAGCTGGATGGCGATCACGAGACCCCATCGCAATCCGCCGGGGAATCGCTGACGCGCGCCGTAGATTCCGTCCGCAAGGCGGCCGACTCCGTGCGGCTCGTTTCGAACGAAGTCCGCGGCACGGGCGGCCCCGACCTCGGCTCGCTCTACAACCGGACCGCCCGGGCCGACGATCGCGACCGCAACCCAATCGTCGTCATCCCCGGCATCCTCGGTTCCCGGCTGGTAGACGATCGCACCGGCGAGGTGGCCTGGGGCGAGTTCGGATCGTCCGGTCCCATCCCCGGAACCGCCGCTTCGGTGCAGGCTCTGGGACTGCCGATGGCCGCCGGTCGGCCGCTCTCAACGCTTTCGGACGATGTTCGCGAAGACGGCGTCCTCAGCGAGCTGGCCGTGAAAGCCTTCGGGCAATCGCTCCATGTCTCCGCTTACGGCGACATTCTGAAGGCCTTGGGCGTCGGCGGATATCGCGACCCGAACGGCCACACCGGGCCGGTCGAGTACGACGACGGAACTCACAACTGCTTCGAATTCGGCTACGACTGGCGGCGGGACAACGCAGAAAACGCCGCACGGCTGCACGCATTCCTGCTGGAAAAGCGCAAGCTCCTTGAAGAACAGGAGATTCGCAAGCACGGGTCGCTTTCCCACCCGGTCAGATTTGACATCGTAGCCCACTCGATGGGTGGCCTGATCGCGCGGTATCACCTCATGTACGGACCGGCCCAGTTGCCCCTCGAAGGGACGCCGCCTTCGATCACGTGGAAGGGAGCTGAACTGGTAGAGCGTCTGGTGATCATCGGAACGCCCAGCGCCGGCGCAGGGTCCGCCGTGAAACAACTGGCCGAGGGCGTGCAATACGCCAAGTTTCTCCCCAAGTACGAACCCGCTCTGCTGGGGACGATGCCCGCGGTCTACCAGCTCCTGCCCCGGACCCGGCACCAGCCGGTGGTTGATGCGACCACCGGAGCCGCTGTGGATCTGTTCGATCCCGCCGTGTGGCGCAAGCTGAAGTGGGGCCTTGCCTCGCCGGATCAATCTCGGGTTCTCGAACAGCTCCTCCCGGAAGTCCGGGACGCCTCGGTCCGCCAGCAACTGGCCGACGAACATCTCACGAAGTGTCTGCGCCAGGCGGAGCTGTTTCACGCGGCTCTGGACGAACCGGCGACCCCTCCGCCGGGAGTCACGCTCCACCTGATTGCCGGGGATGCGCACCCCACGTTGGCCCGTTTCACAGTCGATGCCGCGGGCAAGCTGACCGTCACGGAGGAGTCGCCCGGAGACGGGACTGTGACGCGATCCAGCGCTCTGATGGACGAGCGACTCAGCCAGAGATCAACCTGGACGCCCCGGCTGGTTTCGCCCGTGGCATGGTCCAGCGTCAACTTCCTGTTCACGGATCACCTGGGCCTGACGGCCGACCCCGCCTTCACGGACAACGTCCTCTACCTGTTGCTGGAAGCCCCGCGCAACCGCTGA
- a CDS encoding ABC transporter ATP-binding protein — protein sequence MSFAAQLVDLVKNYHLGEHVVRALRGVTLDIPTGDFVAIMGSSGSGKSTMLNVLGALDRPSDGKYILAGNDVSLMNDDALSDIRNRLIGFIFQSYNLIPQYTVMENVQVPLYYRAGHKKIGPDEVKRCLDLAERVGLGDRLDHRPFQLSGGQQQRVAIARALINNPEIILADEPTGNLDSATEKEIMDLLTQLNREGRTIIMVTHETSVARRARRQIVMKDGVIASEGFFGDEADSK from the coding sequence ATGTCTTTCGCAGCCCAACTGGTTGATCTTGTCAAGAACTACCACCTCGGCGAACACGTCGTCCGCGCGCTGCGGGGCGTGACGCTCGATATACCGACCGGCGACTTCGTCGCCATCATGGGGTCGTCCGGCAGCGGCAAGAGTACGATGCTCAACGTGCTCGGGGCGCTCGATCGTCCCAGCGACGGCAAATACATTCTGGCGGGGAACGACGTCAGCCTGATGAACGACGACGCTCTGTCGGATATCCGTAACCGGCTGATCGGCTTCATTTTTCAGTCGTACAATCTGATCCCGCAGTATACCGTGATGGAGAACGTGCAGGTTCCGTTGTATTATCGCGCGGGACACAAAAAAATCGGCCCCGACGAAGTCAAACGCTGCCTCGATCTGGCCGAGCGAGTCGGCCTGGGCGACCGGCTCGATCATCGCCCGTTCCAGCTCTCCGGCGGTCAGCAGCAACGCGTCGCCATCGCCCGCGCGCTGATTAACAATCCGGAAATCATTCTCGCCGACGAGCCGACGGGGAACCTCGACTCGGCGACCGAGAAGGAAATCATGGACCTGCTGACGCAGCTCAATCGCGAAGGGCGTACAATTATCATGGTGACGCACGAGACCTCCGTCGCTCGACGCGCCCGACGGCAGATTGTGATGAAGGACGGCGTCATCGCCAGCGAGGGCTTCTTTGGCGACGAAGCAGACTCCAAGTAG
- a CDS encoding phenylacetate--CoA ligase family protein, translated as MELDFEQLSRSRADLTQWQTQQLRTLLQKMLPTNRFWQSRCQAAGLSAETLRSLDDLGRLPSIRKADLAADQAEHPPYGTILTEPVGRYSRLHQTSGTTTGQPMRWLDTAASWQWMLDCWRQNYRLLGLRPDDRLCFPFSFGPFLGFWAGFEGAAQLGNLCIAAGGMSSEARLRLIAENRVTIVGCTPTYALRLAEVARQQGMDLPRGSVRAILVAGEPGGSLPETRRRIEEAWGSRVFDHWGMTELGPLATEADDDPAVLTVLETECIAEVLQIDSDQPAPPGQFGELVMTNLGRTGSPLLRYRTGDLVQPIVEPHPSGRCLLRLAGGVVGRADDMLIIRGNNVFPASIEQLVRTLPEIDEFRIVVTSHRAMTHVRLEIEPLPDIPAERHPGLAEQLVHLTKDRLNFHPEVRVVAPGTLPRFEMKARRLVRE; from the coding sequence ATGGAATTGGATTTCGAGCAGCTCAGCCGATCGCGCGCGGACCTGACGCAGTGGCAGACGCAGCAACTGCGGACGCTGCTGCAGAAGATGCTGCCGACAAACCGGTTCTGGCAGTCCCGCTGCCAGGCCGCGGGGCTGTCCGCCGAGACTTTGCGTTCGCTCGACGATCTCGGCCGTCTGCCGTCCATCCGTAAGGCCGACCTGGCTGCTGACCAGGCGGAACATCCGCCCTACGGGACGATTCTGACCGAACCCGTCGGGCGGTATTCCCGGCTGCATCAGACATCGGGCACGACGACCGGGCAGCCAATGCGCTGGCTCGATACGGCGGCGTCGTGGCAGTGGATGCTGGACTGCTGGCGGCAGAACTATCGGCTGCTCGGACTCCGTCCGGATGATCGACTCTGCTTTCCGTTTTCCTTCGGCCCGTTTCTCGGCTTCTGGGCCGGTTTCGAAGGGGCGGCGCAGCTCGGCAATCTCTGCATCGCCGCCGGGGGGATGAGCAGCGAAGCCCGGCTGCGATTGATCGCCGAGAACCGGGTGACGATTGTCGGCTGTACTCCCACATACGCTCTGCGGCTGGCGGAAGTTGCCCGGCAGCAGGGGATGGATCTCCCGCGCGGTTCCGTCCGGGCGATTCTCGTCGCCGGCGAACCCGGCGGTTCCTTGCCCGAGACCCGCCGTCGGATCGAAGAGGCCTGGGGGTCGCGCGTTTTCGACCACTGGGGCATGACCGAACTGGGGCCGCTCGCCACCGAAGCCGACGACGATCCCGCCGTGCTGACGGTCCTCGAAACCGAATGCATCGCCGAAGTCCTGCAGATTGACAGTGACCAGCCGGCCCCGCCCGGCCAGTTTGGCGAGCTGGTGATGACCAACCTGGGACGGACCGGCTCACCGCTGCTGCGTTACCGCACCGGCGACCTCGTGCAGCCGATCGTCGAGCCGCATCCGTCAGGTCGGTGCCTGCTCCGTCTCGCCGGCGGGGTTGTCGGGCGCGCCGACGATATGCTCATCATTCGGGGCAACAACGTCTTTCCGGCGAGCATCGAGCAACTGGTACGGACGCTGCCGGAGATCGACGAATTCCGGATTGTGGTGACCTCGCACCGGGCCATGACTCACGTCCGGCTGGAGATCGAGCCGCTGCCGGACATCCCCGCGGAACGTCACCCAGGGCTGGCGGAGCAGCTCGTCCACCTCACCAAGGATCGCCTCAACTTCCACCCCGAAGTCCGAGTCGTGGCGCCGGGAACGCTGCCGCGGTTCGAGATGAAGGCCCGGCGGCTCGTGCGGGAGTAG
- a CDS encoding TolC family protein — MKTRDPRWDLPRVTVDADSRSRFYDPYDLTKPPLPPDDPAAHEYMHMVDGMAGYKSWHKYGQLLSVENPQWLENIGFSPKIVQASWEKEEELSPEPIPTILNLTLPQAVELSYIHSREYQTAIENAYLSALALTYQQFQYNVRYLGAAGNTPSSTVTLFDQPGVADGLSAPNSRFGISQVLPTGGQWVAELANNTLWLFSGGKSSSSSVLAFSLTQPLLRGAGRKIQLEGLTQQERQVLYDIRNLARFRQTFFASVVVPNQASGFYGQLFVTQQIQNQRENIRALVVQIERSREIYRIAPEEPIDQLPEGFEVPPDFKEKLIVSKSERKPSLGWRSQIMTPEERESLLNLSDQPLFQAAAQELIRRVEQRGQPRPDDPATPDDSSKPVVSDNPELSRILVNLNIPRDLQSKLDVEKPPPPSLSWRGLMSDEDRTRLLSLSDDPAFQQVALDLAARVRSGTIPNDLAQLLTRLASLETGLRSLEQTLASQQDQFKFTLGLPPDMQMTIDTSLLRPFELIDPRLTDTETRLLGFVNQVSELRLDSAEDFSQQVRRLIPRVRELVQEVEQNGFEIIRNDFRRTEENLDRRLSLLDDEAQKLLVRTNLERDQFMFRDAVKKYNQLKEGFEDTSLRIEEGRIAPVDAVTRLRELREDLLQSLQSLKVIQTGLRAELIELPKFEMSIEQVVELAMENRLELMNARGNVMDARRQLEITANRLQSVLNVVAEGEIGTEPGNKPFAFRGDQSSFQAGLQFSAPLDQVLQRNNFRAAIVNYQRARRAYMQLEDSIKRDVRNEWRALAVLRPNFETTRQNLRFSGMSLDSAIEATAAPVRPGAGGAANSNAGLQLTTNLGNVLNAQNSLIQIWIQHELNRINIYQDMGIMQIDERGLWVDPVYQELADRPNPSASEPANELPPSPDSAAFRLPPEPEWLVRLLEDVAPLLRESESGEDPALAGDGAGGGGDRGLVRLAGDRQE, encoded by the coding sequence ATGAAGACCCGCGATCCCCGCTGGGATCTGCCGCGCGTCACGGTCGACGCCGACTCGCGCAGCCGCTTCTACGATCCGTACGACCTGACGAAACCGCCGCTCCCCCCGGACGATCCCGCGGCCCACGAATACATGCACATGGTCGACGGCATGGCCGGCTATAAGAGCTGGCACAAGTACGGCCAGCTCCTGTCGGTGGAAAACCCCCAGTGGTTGGAAAATATCGGGTTCTCGCCGAAGATCGTGCAGGCGAGCTGGGAAAAAGAAGAAGAACTGAGCCCGGAGCCGATCCCGACCATTCTGAATCTGACCCTGCCGCAGGCGGTCGAGCTGTCGTATATCCACAGCCGCGAATACCAGACGGCGATCGAGAATGCGTACCTGTCGGCCCTGGCGCTGACGTATCAGCAGTTCCAGTATAACGTCCGTTATCTCGGGGCCGCCGGCAACACCCCGTCGTCCACGGTGACTCTCTTCGATCAGCCAGGGGTCGCCGATGGCCTGAGCGCACCGAACAGTCGGTTCGGCATCAGCCAGGTGCTCCCGACGGGCGGTCAATGGGTCGCCGAACTGGCGAACAATACTCTGTGGCTGTTCTCCGGCGGGAAATCGAGCTCCTCGTCGGTGCTGGCATTTTCGCTGACGCAGCCGCTGCTGCGCGGAGCGGGACGCAAGATTCAGCTCGAAGGTCTGACGCAACAGGAGCGTCAGGTGCTGTACGACATTCGAAACCTGGCGCGATTCCGGCAGACCTTCTTCGCCAGCGTCGTCGTTCCGAATCAGGCCAGCGGATTCTACGGGCAGTTGTTCGTCACTCAGCAGATTCAGAATCAGCGAGAGAATATTCGCGCGCTGGTGGTGCAGATCGAGCGCTCCCGCGAAATCTACCGCATCGCTCCCGAGGAGCCGATCGATCAGTTGCCCGAGGGGTTCGAGGTTCCGCCGGATTTTAAAGAGAAGCTGATCGTCAGCAAATCCGAACGCAAACCCAGCCTGGGCTGGCGATCGCAGATCATGACTCCCGAAGAGCGGGAGAGCCTGCTGAACTTGAGCGATCAACCGCTGTTCCAGGCGGCTGCGCAGGAGCTGATTCGGCGGGTGGAACAGCGAGGTCAGCCCAGGCCCGATGATCCTGCGACGCCGGACGATTCCTCCAAGCCCGTCGTTTCGGACAATCCCGAGCTGAGTCGTATTCTGGTGAACCTGAATATCCCGCGGGATTTGCAGTCGAAACTGGATGTCGAGAAGCCGCCCCCCCCCAGCCTGTCGTGGCGCGGACTGATGTCGGACGAGGACCGGACGCGACTGCTGTCGCTGAGCGACGATCCCGCATTTCAGCAGGTGGCGCTCGATCTGGCCGCCCGGGTCCGGTCCGGAACGATTCCCAACGACCTGGCGCAGTTGCTCACTCGCCTGGCATCGCTGGAAACCGGACTCCGTTCGCTTGAACAGACCCTGGCCTCCCAGCAGGATCAGTTCAAATTCACGCTCGGGCTCCCCCCCGATATGCAAATGACCATCGACACGTCGCTCCTGCGTCCGTTCGAGCTGATTGATCCGAGATTGACCGACACCGAAACCCGCCTGCTGGGGTTTGTCAATCAGGTGTCCGAACTCCGGCTCGATTCCGCGGAGGACTTTTCGCAGCAGGTCCGGCGGCTGATTCCCCGGGTCCGAGAACTGGTTCAGGAAGTGGAGCAGAACGGCTTCGAGATCATCCGCAACGACTTCCGCAGGACTGAGGAGAATCTGGACCGAAGGTTGTCGCTGCTGGACGACGAAGCGCAAAAACTGCTGGTCCGGACCAATCTGGAACGCGATCAGTTCATGTTCCGGGACGCTGTCAAGAAGTACAACCAGTTAAAGGAAGGTTTCGAGGATACGTCTCTCCGGATCGAGGAAGGTCGGATTGCTCCGGTCGACGCAGTAACTCGCCTGCGGGAACTGCGGGAAGATCTTTTGCAGTCGTTGCAGAGTCTGAAGGTCATCCAGACCGGTCTTCGCGCCGAATTAATCGAGCTTCCCAAGTTTGAAATGTCGATCGAACAGGTGGTCGAACTGGCGATGGAGAATCGGCTGGAACTGATGAATGCCCGGGGGAACGTGATGGACGCCCGCCGGCAACTGGAAATCACCGCCAACCGGCTGCAATCGGTGCTCAACGTGGTGGCTGAGGGAGAAATCGGGACCGAACCCGGCAACAAACCGTTCGCCTTCCGCGGCGACCAGAGCAGCTTCCAGGCGGGATTGCAGTTTTCCGCGCCGCTGGACCAGGTGCTGCAGCGGAATAATTTCCGGGCGGCGATTGTGAATTATCAGAGAGCTCGCCGGGCGTACATGCAGTTGGAAGACTCGATCAAGCGGGACGTCCGCAACGAATGGCGTGCACTGGCCGTGTTGCGACCGAATTTCGAGACAACTCGCCAGAATCTGCGGTTCTCGGGAATGTCGCTCGATTCGGCGATTGAAGCCACCGCGGCGCCGGTTCGACCCGGGGCGGGCGGCGCCGCCAACAGCAACGCCGGTCTGCAATTGACGACGAACCTCGGGAACGTGTTGAACGCCCAGAACAGTCTGATTCAAATCTGGATCCAGCATGAGCTGAATCGCATTAACATTTACCAAGATATGGGTATCATGCAGATTGACGAGCGCGGACTCTGGGTGGACCCCGTCTACCAGGAACTCGCCGATCGTCCGAATCCCTCCGCCAGCGAGCCCGCCAATGAACTCCCGCCGTCCCCGGACTCTGCCGCTTTCCGCCTGCCGCCCGAACCGGAGTGGCTGGTCCGCCTGCTTGAAGATGTCGCCCCCCTCCTCCGGGAGTCGGAGAGCGGGGAAGATCCTGCCCTGGCTGGCGATGGGGCTGGCGGCGGCGGCGATCGCGGGCTGGTTCGCCTGGCCGGTGATCGCCAGGAGTGA